The Deinococcus koreensis genome window below encodes:
- the uvrB gene encoding excinuclease ABC subunit UvrB: MLKVQSDFTPSGDQPTAIRSLVEGLDSGLRFQTLLGATGTGKTYSVAKVIEETQRPALIMAPNKILTAQLASEFREFFPDAAVEFFISYYDYYQPEAYVPGKDLFIEKDASINQEIERLRHSTTRSLLTRRDTIVVASVSCIYGLGDPKEYTALNLILKKGAQVSRDEILGRLVNMQYERNDIEMMPGRFRAKGEMIEVWPAYDEQPLRIELWGDDVERITVVHPLTGDRLAELDATVVYPAKHYVSSAGNIERAIVTIQEELDQRLEYFKSTGKLLEAQRLKERTLYDLEMLKVLGYCSGIENYSRHIDGRVAGMTPYTMLDYFNDDFVTFIDESHVTVPQIGGMANGDRARKQTLVDYGFRLPSAMDNRPLNFDEFMSKTGQVVFVSATPGPYEREVSDSIADQIIRPTGLVDPPVTVRPIQGQIEDLLGRVRERAAIGERTLVTTLTKRMSEDLTEYMLEKGVKARYMHSDIDSVERQVIIRDLRLGHYDVLVGINLLREGLDLPEVSLVAILDADKPGFLRSERALIQTIGRAARNLNGEVILYGDTVTPAMQFAMDETRRRREKQTAYNEEHGITPTTIIKGVRNVIRGEEQPEEISSANVGMDRDSLSAQLTDLELDMWQASEDLDFEKAASLRDQIRAIEAKLQGKEFKQATVPGQKVRQRGRR, encoded by the coding sequence ATGCTCAAGGTTCAATCCGACTTCACGCCGTCCGGCGACCAGCCGACCGCGATCCGCTCGCTGGTCGAAGGGCTGGACTCCGGTTTACGCTTCCAGACGCTGTTAGGGGCGACTGGCACGGGCAAAACCTACTCCGTCGCCAAGGTGATCGAAGAGACCCAGCGCCCCGCCCTGATCATGGCGCCCAACAAGATCCTGACCGCGCAGCTGGCGTCGGAATTCCGCGAGTTCTTCCCGGACGCGGCGGTCGAGTTCTTCATCTCCTACTACGACTACTACCAGCCCGAGGCCTACGTGCCGGGCAAGGATCTGTTCATCGAGAAGGACGCCAGCATCAACCAGGAGATCGAGCGGCTGCGGCACTCCACGACCCGCAGCCTGCTGACGCGCCGGGACACCATCGTGGTGGCGTCCGTGAGCTGTATCTACGGCCTGGGCGATCCCAAGGAGTACACGGCGCTCAACCTCATCCTGAAGAAGGGCGCGCAGGTCAGCCGGGACGAGATCCTGGGGCGGCTGGTGAACATGCAATACGAGCGCAACGACATCGAGATGATGCCGGGGCGCTTCCGCGCCAAGGGCGAGATGATCGAGGTCTGGCCCGCCTACGACGAGCAGCCGCTGCGGATCGAGCTGTGGGGCGACGACGTCGAGCGCATCACGGTGGTGCACCCGCTGACCGGCGACCGCCTGGCCGAGCTGGACGCGACCGTGGTCTATCCGGCCAAGCATTACGTGTCCAGCGCGGGGAACATCGAGCGGGCCATCGTGACCATCCAGGAGGAACTCGACCAGCGGCTGGAGTACTTCAAGTCGACCGGCAAGCTGCTCGAGGCCCAGCGCCTGAAAGAGCGCACGCTGTACGACCTGGAGATGCTCAAGGTGCTGGGCTACTGCTCGGGCATCGAGAACTACTCGCGCCACATCGACGGCCGGGTGGCGGGCATGACGCCCTACACCATGCTGGACTACTTCAACGACGACTTCGTGACCTTCATCGACGAGTCGCACGTGACCGTGCCCCAGATCGGCGGCATGGCGAACGGCGACCGGGCCCGCAAGCAGACGCTGGTGGACTACGGCTTCCGACTACCCAGCGCGATGGACAACCGGCCGCTGAACTTCGACGAGTTCATGAGCAAGACCGGGCAGGTCGTGTTCGTCTCGGCCACCCCTGGCCCCTACGAGCGCGAGGTCAGCGACTCCATTGCCGACCAGATCATCCGCCCGACCGGGCTGGTCGATCCGCCCGTGACGGTGCGCCCCATCCAGGGCCAGATCGAGGATCTGCTGGGCCGGGTGCGCGAGCGGGCCGCCATCGGCGAGCGCACGCTGGTCACCACCCTGACCAAGCGCATGTCCGAAGACCTCACCGAGTACATGCTGGAAAAGGGCGTCAAGGCGCGCTACATGCACAGCGACATCGATTCGGTCGAGCGTCAGGTGATCATCCGCGATCTGCGGCTGGGCCATTACGACGTGCTGGTGGGCATTAACCTGCTGCGCGAGGGGCTGGACTTACCCGAAGTGTCGCTGGTCGCCATCCTCGACGCCGACAAGCCGGGCTTCCTGAGAAGCGAGCGGGCGCTCATCCAGACCATCGGGCGCGCGGCACGCAACCTGAACGGCGAGGTCATCCTGTACGGCGACACGGTCACGCCCGCCATGCAGTTCGCGATGGACGAGACCCGCCGCCGCCGCGAGAAGCAGACCGCGTACAACGAGGAACACGGCATCACCCCGACCACCATCATCAAGGGCGTGCGGAACGTCATCCGTGGCGAGGAACAGCCCGAGGAGATCAGCTCGGCGAATGTCGGCATGGATCGCGACAGCCTGAGCGCCCAGCTCACCGACCTCGAACTCGACATGTGGCAGGCCTCCGAAGACCTGGACTTCGAGAAGGCCGCTTCCCTGCGCGACCAGATCCGCGCCATCGAGGCCAAGCTGCAGGGCAAGGAGTTCAAGCAGGCGACCGTGCCGGGGCAGAAGGTGCGCCAGCGCGGACGGCGCTGA